One window from the genome of Sphingomicrobium arenosum encodes:
- a CDS encoding potassium channel family protein, which produces MIEATAIGISLFLASLTLHLAMLRLAKKVSPPGVAPANLRLTAGSLLVLLSHMLVAVVFASGFAWAASLGLGDFAKEPSMSAMDYYYFALITVTTVGLGDIYPTEHLRVITGIASLTGFILISCTAQYVYKTMNHQQN; this is translated from the coding sequence ATGATTGAAGCGACCGCTATCGGGATATCGCTGTTTCTAGCATCGCTGACATTGCACCTTGCGATGTTGCGACTGGCGAAAAAGGTCTCGCCACCCGGCGTCGCGCCCGCGAACTTGCGGCTGACTGCCGGTTCGCTGCTCGTCCTGCTCAGTCACATGCTCGTTGCCGTCGTTTTCGCTTCGGGTTTCGCATGGGCGGCATCGCTCGGACTGGGCGATTTTGCGAAAGAGCCGAGCATGTCAGCCATGGACTACTACTATTTTGCGCTGATTACTGTCACGACGGTCGGACTGGGCGACATCTATCCGACCGAGCATCTGAGAGTCATCACGGGCATCGCATCGCTGACCGGATTCATCCTGATCAGTTGCACGGCCCAATACGTCTATAAGACAATGAACCATCAGCAGAACTGA
- a CDS encoding heavy metal translocating P-type ATPase, protein MSCCDTQSPDGANSEGTAIDPVCGMSVTIEGASHIAKHDGATHYFCSARCKDKFLADPKHYLSRAHLDQVEDLPEGTIYTCPMHPEIRQVGPGSCPICGMALEPETVGLGDGPDPELVDMTRRFWVSAFFTLPLFVYAMSDMIPGVSFDQLIEPARAQWAQLALATPVVLWGGWPFFVRAWQSLRTRNLNMFTLIGFGVAIAYLFSLVATLVPDVFPPAFRDHSGRVGVYFEAAAVITTLVLLGQVLELRARGSTSSALRALLELAPPTALKIFGRGDEREVSLDQVASGDLLRVRPGDKVPVDGEVTEGASAIDESMISGEPLPVSKQAGDRVIGGTVNQTGGFVMRADAVGKDTMLSKIVQMVAEAQRSRAPIQRLADQVAAWFVPAVVVIAIVTFAVWALWGPFPALAYALVNAIAVLIIACPCALGLATPMSIMTGTGKGAQHGILIRNAEALETLEKIDTLVVDKTGTLTMGKPDLVAVSPHGGLDETEFLSAVAAVEAGSEHPLAHAIVEGAKARGVPVIAASDLSSTTGEGVEARVGSKTVAIGNEKLMRRIGIEDTAWLDSADAGRSLGQTVMFVAIDGVPAGLIAVADPIKPTSAAAIRALHDRGIEVVMLTGDSHATAQAVADQLGIDQVEANVSPEEKHRKIEALKAAGKRVAMAGDGINDAPALAAADVGIAMGTGTDVAIESAGVTLVRGDLTGVLQAIVLSRATMRNIRENLVFAFGYNALGIPVAAGVLFPAFGLLLNPMIAAAAMSLSSVSVIANALRLRGLALPKLQEASS, encoded by the coding sequence ATGAGCTGTTGCGACACCCAATCCCCGGATGGAGCGAATTCCGAAGGGACCGCGATCGACCCCGTCTGCGGGATGAGCGTCACGATCGAGGGGGCGTCGCATATCGCCAAGCACGATGGGGCGACGCATTATTTCTGTTCGGCCCGGTGCAAGGACAAGTTCCTTGCCGACCCTAAACACTATCTTTCCCGTGCTCATCTCGATCAGGTCGAGGACCTTCCCGAAGGCACGATCTATACCTGTCCGATGCATCCCGAGATCCGGCAGGTCGGACCGGGAAGCTGCCCTATCTGCGGGATGGCGCTCGAACCCGAGACGGTCGGTCTCGGCGATGGCCCCGATCCCGAACTAGTCGATATGACGCGCCGCTTCTGGGTCAGCGCTTTCTTCACGCTGCCGCTCTTCGTTTATGCGATGAGCGATATGATTCCGGGGGTGAGTTTCGACCAGCTGATCGAACCCGCGCGCGCGCAATGGGCGCAGCTCGCGCTCGCCACACCAGTGGTGCTGTGGGGCGGCTGGCCTTTCTTCGTGCGTGCATGGCAGTCGTTAAGGACCCGCAACCTCAACATGTTCACGCTGATCGGCTTCGGGGTCGCCATCGCTTATCTGTTCAGCCTCGTGGCCACGCTCGTGCCGGACGTGTTCCCGCCCGCTTTCCGCGATCACTCCGGGCGGGTAGGCGTCTACTTCGAGGCGGCTGCAGTGATCACCACGCTCGTGTTGCTGGGCCAGGTGCTCGAACTCCGGGCGCGCGGATCGACGTCGAGCGCGCTGCGGGCCCTGCTCGAGCTCGCACCGCCTACCGCGCTCAAGATCTTCGGCAGGGGCGACGAGCGCGAAGTCTCGCTCGACCAGGTGGCAAGCGGCGACCTACTTCGCGTTCGCCCCGGGGACAAGGTGCCCGTGGACGGCGAGGTGACCGAGGGGGCTAGCGCCATCGATGAATCCATGATCAGCGGCGAGCCGCTACCCGTTTCCAAGCAGGCGGGCGACCGGGTTATCGGCGGGACCGTCAACCAGACAGGCGGGTTCGTCATGCGGGCGGACGCGGTCGGAAAGGACACGATGTTGTCCAAGATCGTCCAGATGGTGGCCGAGGCACAGCGCAGCCGCGCTCCCATCCAGCGGCTGGCCGACCAGGTGGCGGCATGGTTCGTTCCCGCGGTCGTCGTGATCGCGATCGTCACCTTCGCCGTCTGGGCCCTCTGGGGGCCGTTCCCCGCTCTTGCCTATGCTCTCGTGAATGCGATCGCCGTCCTGATTATTGCCTGTCCCTGTGCGCTCGGCCTCGCAACGCCGATGTCGATCATGACTGGCACCGGCAAGGGCGCACAGCATGGCATTCTCATCCGGAATGCCGAGGCGCTCGAAACGCTCGAGAAGATCGACACGCTTGTGGTCGATAAGACGGGGACGCTCACCATGGGCAAGCCCGACCTCGTTGCCGTCAGCCCTCATGGTGGGCTCGATGAGACAGAGTTCCTCTCTGCAGTCGCCGCCGTCGAGGCGGGTAGCGAGCACCCGCTCGCCCACGCCATCGTCGAAGGCGCCAAGGCGCGCGGCGTACCCGTCATTGCGGCATCGGATCTCTCATCGACCACAGGGGAAGGCGTGGAGGCGCGTGTGGGGTCGAAGACCGTCGCGATCGGGAACGAGAAACTGATGCGGCGGATCGGCATCGAGGACACGGCGTGGCTCGATTCAGCCGACGCAGGCCGCTCGCTCGGCCAGACCGTGATGTTTGTGGCAATAGACGGCGTGCCCGCGGGGCTGATCGCGGTCGCCGACCCGATCAAGCCCACGAGCGCGGCGGCGATCCGGGCCTTGCACGATCGCGGCATCGAAGTGGTAATGTTGACAGGCGACAGCCACGCAACGGCGCAAGCGGTTGCCGACCAACTCGGGATCGATCAGGTTGAAGCCAACGTCTCCCCCGAAGAGAAACATCGCAAGATCGAGGCGCTGAAGGCCGCAGGCAAGCGCGTCGCCATGGCCGGCGATGGCATCAACGATGCGCCTGCGCTGGCCGCGGCCGACGTGGGCATCGCGATGGGGACGGGCACCGACGTGGCCATCGAGAGCGCCGGTGTCACGCTGGTGCGCGGCGATCTTACCGGGGTTCTCCAGGCCATCGTCCTGTCGCGTGCGACCATGCGCAATATCCGCGAAAATTTGGTCTTCGCCTTCGGTTACAACGCGCTCGGCATCCCGGTGGCAGCCGGCGTCCTCTTTCCCGCCTTCGGCTTATTGCTGAACCCCATGATCGCTGCGGCGGCGATGAGTCTCTCATCCGTGTCCGTCATTGCCAATGCGCTGCGGCTACGTGGGCTAGCTCTACCCAAGCTTCAGGAAGCTTCGTCATGA
- a CDS encoding metal-sensitive transcriptional regulator produces the protein MSAAHGSQIINRLRRIEGQVGGIARMVEEDRYCIDVLNQVQAVRAALNRVESEILKRHAACCVSEAIASGDPEEQKQKFGELVDLFERSKR, from the coding sequence ATGTCTGCAGCGCATGGTTCCCAGATCATCAATCGTCTTCGTCGTATCGAGGGGCAGGTCGGCGGCATTGCGCGCATGGTCGAGGAGGATCGCTACTGTATCGACGTTCTCAACCAAGTGCAGGCGGTGAGAGCGGCGCTGAACCGTGTCGAAAGCGAAATCCTCAAGCGTCACGCCGCCTGTTGTGTATCGGAAGCAATCGCGAGCGGCGACCCCGAGGAGCAAAAGCAGAAGTTCGGCGAACTGGTGGACCTTTTCGAAAGGTCGAAACGATGA
- the tcmP gene encoding three-Cys-motif partner protein TcmP, translating to MAIDVAHYEGREQAFVKHTFLDKYLPALIGKVCSRYDEFVYVDGFAGPWKSAAGENFDDTSFGIALNHMTSQRLLYLSRGRNVRMRAFLVEKDPSSFAQLQRAVALYPKIEITPLNGKMEDHVAAIVASIPQESFSFTLIDPKGFPAIGSMMPLLQRQNAEALVNFMFDFANRFGGTDLIPALEEWLSTSAPDDWRKRIKAVSGEQRERLYEELAVQALRQTSGYVYAPVITVDKVLHNRPLYKLIFLTRHSEGLKVFRDSERSALDAQAITRSASKAKKREACTLMGDLFADGFDAVPNDRSTQVIRRSEEEASRRLQAMLTTANSGFCKWKECWPPILEELSVTHSWLGRHVNDRRKAGQISAPAWPSERTQIPRDEQQLRWNG from the coding sequence ATGGCGATCGACGTCGCGCATTACGAGGGTCGCGAACAGGCTTTCGTCAAACATACATTCTTGGACAAGTACCTACCCGCGCTCATCGGGAAGGTGTGCTCGAGATACGACGAGTTTGTGTATGTCGATGGGTTCGCCGGGCCTTGGAAATCCGCGGCGGGCGAGAACTTCGACGATACCTCGTTTGGTATCGCACTCAATCACATGACGAGCCAGCGTCTGCTTTATCTGTCTCGCGGCCGCAATGTGCGAATGCGGGCGTTTCTAGTAGAGAAAGACCCATCATCATTTGCACAGCTGCAACGAGCGGTAGCTCTCTATCCAAAGATCGAGATCACGCCCCTCAACGGCAAGATGGAAGACCATGTGGCAGCCATTGTCGCCTCAATTCCTCAGGAATCTTTTTCATTCACGTTGATCGATCCCAAAGGATTTCCGGCGATCGGTTCGATGATGCCGCTTCTGCAGCGTCAGAATGCCGAAGCCCTCGTCAACTTCATGTTTGATTTCGCAAACCGGTTCGGCGGGACTGACCTTATCCCGGCTTTGGAGGAGTGGCTATCCACGAGCGCACCAGATGATTGGCGCAAGCGGATCAAGGCGGTCAGCGGCGAGCAGCGCGAGCGACTCTACGAAGAATTGGCGGTTCAAGCGCTTCGGCAAACGTCAGGCTATGTCTATGCGCCCGTCATCACAGTCGACAAGGTTTTGCACAACCGTCCCCTGTACAAACTCATCTTTCTCACACGTCATTCGGAGGGGCTAAAAGTTTTTCGCGATAGCGAGCGCAGCGCACTTGATGCGCAGGCCATCACGCGATCGGCATCAAAAGCTAAGAAGCGAGAAGCCTGCACACTGATGGGCGATCTGTTTGCAGATGGTTTTGACGCTGTGCCCAATGACCGCAGCACGCAGGTCATTCGACGCAGCGAGGAGGAGGCATCACGCCGGCTACAAGCGATGCTGACGACTGCAAACTCCGGCTTCTGTAAGTGGAAGGAATGCTGGCCACCAATACTCGAGGAGCTTTCGGTAACGCATTCGTGGCTCGGCAGGCATGTCAACGATCGTCGAAAGGCGGGGCAGATTTCAGCCCCAGCTTGGCCAAGCGAAAGAACTCAAATTCCTCGCGATGAGCAGCAGTTAAGATGGAACGGGTGA
- a CDS encoding DUF5131 family protein produces the protein MADGSSIEWTDATWNPVTGCTKITAGCDNCYAERFAERWRGIPGHPFEFGFDLTLRPDRLDQPLRWKRSRMIFVNSMSDLFHKEVPFPFVDSVFNTMEEAHWHVFQVLTKRSSRMRDYLQRRYADRQPPKHIWLGVSVEDARGATRIKHLSEAPAGIRFLSVEPLIGPVGPVDLSGIHWVIAGGESGPGARILNIEWARQIRDECARQGVAFFFKQWGGIRPKSGGRELDGREWNEFPSNMTAFG, from the coding sequence ATGGCTGATGGAAGCTCAATCGAATGGACAGATGCAACGTGGAATCCTGTAACGGGTTGCACGAAAATCACGGCTGGCTGCGACAATTGCTATGCCGAGCGCTTCGCCGAACGGTGGCGAGGCATTCCGGGCCATCCTTTTGAATTTGGTTTCGACCTAACCCTCCGCCCAGACCGTCTAGACCAACCGCTCCGTTGGAAGCGAAGCCGGATGATATTCGTCAATTCCATGAGTGATCTCTTCCATAAGGAAGTGCCGTTCCCATTCGTCGACTCCGTATTCAACACCATGGAGGAAGCGCATTGGCATGTGTTTCAGGTGCTGACGAAACGCAGCTCCCGGATGCGTGACTACTTGCAAAGGCGTTATGCGGATCGCCAACCTCCCAAGCATATCTGGCTTGGCGTGTCGGTCGAGGACGCGAGAGGCGCCACACGCATCAAGCACCTGAGCGAAGCTCCGGCCGGCATTCGCTTCCTCTCCGTTGAACCGCTGATCGGGCCAGTCGGGCCAGTCGATCTCTCGGGCATCCATTGGGTGATTGCCGGCGGGGAGAGCGGCCCGGGAGCGCGCATCCTCAATATCGAGTGGGCTCGCCAGATTCGCGATGAGTGCGCTCGGCAGGGCGTGGCATTCTTCTTCAAGCAATGGGGCGGAATTCGACCAAAAAGTGGTGGCCGCGAACTTGATGGTCGCGAGTGGAATGAGTTTCCTTCGAACATGACAGCGTTTGGCTAA
- a CDS encoding DUF411 domain-containing protein, with translation MIGRRKARTLLPLFGGLLLAACTVAAEASSFTMYRDPNCGCCEEWAAHMEMGERHDVATVDHPDMLALKTAHGVPDDLRSCHTAIGGGLVIEGHVPAADIERIMVDKPDWVEGLAVAGMPLGSPGMEVEGPSQPYEVIAFGNGRREVFASYP, from the coding sequence GTGATCGGAAGAAGGAAAGCGCGCACCCTGCTCCCCCTGTTCGGGGGTCTCCTGCTGGCAGCCTGCACGGTTGCTGCCGAAGCGTCGAGTTTCACCATGTACCGCGATCCCAATTGCGGATGTTGCGAAGAGTGGGCGGCGCATATGGAAATGGGCGAACGGCACGACGTCGCCACGGTCGACCATCCCGACATGCTGGCGCTGAAGACAGCGCATGGTGTGCCTGATGACCTACGCTCCTGTCACACGGCGATCGGGGGCGGCCTGGTGATCGAGGGCCACGTGCCCGCCGCCGACATCGAGCGGATTATGGTCGACAAGCCGGACTGGGTTGAAGGACTTGCGGTTGCCGGAATGCCGCTCGGATCGCCGGGCATGGAGGTCGAGGGGCCGAGCCAGCCCTATGAGGTGATCGCCTTCGGCAACGGGCGCCGCGAGGTGTTTGCGTCCTACCCCTGA
- a CDS encoding DUF2231 domain-containing protein, whose protein sequence is MTSALRLVLSLLLLLSAQAALAHGGEKHGAAKEQSAVTEVAPMQPDHDMAAMDHAMTVNDAPVIDDEVSASEGGVMGALESLHPATVHFPIALFLMAAITEFFVVARPKPEREGAVRIMLYGGAFGGVVAALFGWIHTGLWFAGDTVMQIHRWNGVLIAVLGVVAAWIAHRRPRSRLALRLLLFPIAGLLIVQGFMGGELAHGFNHLQF, encoded by the coding sequence ATGACTTCCGCCCTCCGCCTTGTCCTTAGCCTGCTCTTGCTCCTGTCGGCGCAGGCCGCGTTGGCGCATGGCGGTGAGAAGCATGGCGCGGCCAAGGAGCAATCGGCCGTTACCGAGGTAGCGCCTATGCAGCCAGATCATGACATGGCGGCCATGGACCACGCCATGACCGTGAATGACGCGCCCGTGATCGACGACGAGGTGTCGGCGTCGGAGGGTGGGGTCATGGGCGCCCTCGAAAGCCTCCATCCCGCCACGGTCCACTTTCCGATCGCGCTGTTCCTAATGGCCGCGATCACCGAATTTTTCGTGGTTGCCCGCCCAAAGCCCGAGCGAGAGGGTGCCGTCAGGATCATGCTATATGGCGGTGCTTTCGGTGGCGTCGTCGCCGCGCTGTTCGGCTGGATCCACACAGGTCTGTGGTTCGCGGGCGATACTGTCATGCAGATCCATCGATGGAATGGGGTGCTCATCGCGGTCCTCGGTGTCGTGGCAGCGTGGATCGCACACCGTCGGCCACGGTCCCGCCTTGCGCTTCGCTTGCTTCTCTTCCCGATCGCGGGTCTGCTGATCGTCCAGGGTTTCATGGGCGGGGAGCTCGCCCACGGTTTCAATCATCTCCAATTCTGA
- a CDS encoding Brp/Blh family beta-carotene 15,15'-dioxygenase: MTRAEVRFGLVGIAAAILAGLGVPSLLLAGALLAVGVFHGAIDAEAERLVRPGLGYSLVYLALIGCAAAYFIAAPVNGLMLFFALSAWHFAHENRQRGVSLAAAWGEGLMLIGGVFLLRPVSTHAILEWMGVDGAAPLAMPLALIGLAGPAMLVLGGHRLRALLLLAAYALLDPLLAIALHFTMLHALVRIEELVARLGRHRAAAAILPFGLAALAGAALLVAAVLSGAVPPLVFTALALAALIPHMLLDRSWGTGQGAIAAA; this comes from the coding sequence GTGACCCGCGCGGAGGTACGCTTCGGCCTCGTCGGGATCGCCGCCGCGATCCTGGCGGGGCTGGGCGTCCCGTCGCTCCTGCTGGCCGGGGCCCTGCTGGCGGTCGGCGTCTTTCATGGCGCGATCGATGCCGAGGCCGAACGGCTGGTTCGACCGGGCCTTGGTTACAGCCTCGTCTATCTCGCGCTCATCGGCTGCGCCGCGGCCTATTTCATTGCTGCGCCCGTCAACGGGCTGATGCTGTTCTTCGCCCTGTCGGCATGGCATTTCGCGCATGAGAACCGCCAGCGCGGCGTGTCGCTCGCCGCCGCATGGGGCGAGGGGTTGATGCTGATCGGCGGCGTGTTTCTCTTGCGCCCGGTCTCGACCCACGCGATCCTCGAATGGATGGGCGTGGACGGGGCCGCGCCGTTGGCCATGCCCCTCGCGCTCATCGGCCTTGCAGGTCCCGCCATGCTCGTGCTCGGCGGGCATCGCCTTCGCGCGCTCCTCCTCCTCGCGGCCTATGCGCTGCTCGACCCGCTTCTCGCCATCGCCTTGCATTTCACCATGCTGCACGCGCTCGTGCGGATCGAGGAACTGGTGGCGCGGCTGGGGCGTCATCGCGCCGCCGCCGCGATCCTCCCTTTCGGTCTTGCCGCGCTCGCTGGCGCTGCCCTTCTCGTCGCCGCCGTGCTGTCGGGCGCTGTCCCACCGCTCGTCTTCACCGCCCTCGCGCTTGCCGCGCTGATCCCGCACATGCTGCTCGACCGCAGCTGGGGGACGGGGCAGGGCGCCATCGCCGCCGCCTGA
- a CDS encoding bacteriorhodopsin: protein MDPSVFANIENLVTLSDTQFTLGSLILMVSYGAHFAFILYFLWTQKDLAPRYRLVPLLSALVMASAGLSLLREFSFWNEAYTFSGGAYVPATEGQTFTNAFRYGNWTITVPLLLTQLPLAFGLARPEIRRRAIRMSIPAVLMIWTGLVGQFGETGDWAQLNLWGVISTLFFVWLLIEVRATIKAGVVNSPAPLKGFPDKLWWYFLATWGLYPIAYALPQLGFNGEVVIARQLLFSIADLSTKLVYGVILSRYLLRRSALGGYLPAAEALGEAPAVADKPRGA from the coding sequence ATGGACCCCTCGGTCTTCGCGAACATCGAAAATCTGGTCACGTTAAGCGACACGCAGTTCACCTTGGGATCGCTGATCCTGATGGTCAGCTACGGTGCGCATTTCGCCTTCATCCTCTATTTCCTCTGGACGCAAAAGGACCTCGCGCCCCGCTATCGGCTGGTGCCGTTGCTCTCCGCGCTGGTCATGGCGTCGGCGGGTCTCAGCCTGCTGCGCGAATTCAGTTTCTGGAACGAGGCCTATACCTTCTCCGGCGGCGCATACGTGCCCGCGACCGAGGGACAGACCTTCACCAACGCCTTCCGCTACGGCAACTGGACCATCACGGTGCCGCTGCTGCTGACCCAATTGCCGCTCGCTTTCGGATTGGCACGTCCGGAAATCCGTCGCCGCGCCATCCGCATGAGCATTCCCGCCGTGCTGATGATCTGGACCGGGTTGGTAGGCCAGTTCGGCGAAACCGGCGACTGGGCGCAGCTCAACCTGTGGGGCGTCATCTCGACCCTCTTCTTCGTGTGGCTGCTGATCGAGGTGCGCGCCACGATCAAGGCGGGGGTCGTCAATTCGCCTGCGCCGTTGAAGGGCTTTCCCGACAAGCTGTGGTGGTATTTCCTTGCCACCTGGGGCCTCTACCCCATCGCCTATGCGCTGCCCCAACTGGGCTTCAACGGCGAAGTGGTGATCGCACGCCAGTTGCTGTTCAGCATCGCCGATTTGTCGACCAAGCTGGTCTATGGCGTCATCCTGTCGCGCTATCTTCTGCGTCGTAGCGCGCTTGGAGGCTATCTGCCCGCCGCCGAGGCGCTGGGCGAGGCGCCTGCGGTTGCCGACAAGCCGCGTGGCGCGTGA
- a CDS encoding NAD-dependent succinate-semialdehyde dehydrogenase — MSERITTINPATEEEIDHFDLISDGDAEAAIQRCHDAFVLWSQRPAEERAEIIGSIGETLAKNKEALATKMTEEVGKLIGDSRDEVDLCAAICKFTAENGPEQLKEEERPLFANEGRGVVAHRPIGVIYGIQPWNFPSYQVIRYSIANLMAGNGVLLKHASNCTGTGIMLRHLYEEAGLPEDLFSVLVIDHDQSNKVIDNDLVRGVTLTGSDAAGHKIGERAGAALKKTVLELGSNDAYLVLDDADLDVAVKTSVQGRLYNNAQTCINAKRFIATEAVYDEFLERFVEAMKAVKVGDPMDEDSELGPMARGDLRDKLIGQMEESVEKGARIETGGKKLDRTGFYFEPTILSGVAPGMPAYEDEFFGPVASVIKAVDDVDAVRIANESRYGLGGGIFSRDEERAKRIAIDHFDTGMVFINSFGLADPNMPFGGVKDSGYGREHGGFGMKEFTNAKAVFLGA, encoded by the coding sequence ATGAGCGAGCGTATCACCACCATCAACCCCGCCACCGAGGAAGAGATCGACCATTTCGACCTCATTTCCGATGGGGACGCCGAAGCCGCGATCCAGCGTTGCCACGACGCCTTCGTCCTGTGGTCGCAGCGCCCCGCCGAGGAGCGCGCCGAGATCATCGGGTCGATCGGCGAGACGCTGGCGAAGAACAAGGAGGCGCTGGCGACCAAGATGACTGAGGAGGTCGGCAAGCTGATCGGCGACAGCCGCGACGAGGTCGACCTGTGCGCCGCCATCTGCAAGTTCACCGCCGAGAATGGGCCCGAGCAGCTGAAGGAGGAAGAGCGTCCGCTGTTCGCCAATGAGGGCCGCGGCGTGGTCGCACATCGTCCGATCGGGGTCATCTATGGCATTCAGCCGTGGAATTTCCCCTCCTATCAGGTGATCCGCTATTCGATCGCCAACCTGATGGCGGGCAATGGCGTGCTGTTGAAGCACGCGTCCAACTGCACCGGCACGGGCATCATGTTGCGCCATCTGTACGAGGAGGCGGGTCTCCCCGAGGATCTGTTCAGTGTGCTTGTGATCGACCATGACCAGTCGAACAAGGTGATCGACAACGACCTCGTGCGCGGGGTGACGCTGACGGGGTCGGACGCGGCGGGGCACAAGATCGGCGAACGGGCGGGCGCGGCACTGAAAAAGACCGTGCTCGAGCTGGGGTCGAACGATGCCTATCTGGTGCTCGACGATGCCGACTTGGACGTCGCGGTGAAGACCAGCGTCCAAGGGCGGCTCTATAATAATGCGCAGACCTGCATCAACGCCAAGCGCTTCATCGCGACCGAGGCGGTCTATGACGAATTCCTCGAGCGTTTCGTCGAGGCGATGAAGGCGGTGAAGGTCGGCGATCCGATGGACGAGGACAGCGAACTCGGGCCGATGGCGCGCGGCGATCTGCGCGACAAGCTGATCGGCCAGATGGAGGAAAGCGTCGAGAAAGGCGCGCGCATCGAGACGGGCGGCAAGAAGCTCGATCGCACCGGCTTCTATTTCGAGCCGACCATCCTGTCGGGTGTGGCGCCGGGTATGCCGGCCTATGAGGACGAATTCTTCGGTCCCGTCGCCAGCGTCATCAAGGCGGTCGACGATGTCGATGCGGTGCGCATCGCCAACGAGAGCCGCTATGGCCTTGGCGGCGGCATCTTCAGCCGCGACGAGGAGCGCGCCAAGCGCATCGCCATCGACCATTTCGACACGGGCATGGTGTTTATCAACAGCTTCGGGCTGGCCGATCCGAACATGCCCTTCGGCGGGGTGAAGGATTCAGGCTATGGCCGCGAACATGGCGGTTTCGGCATGAAGGAATTCACCAATGCCAAGGCGGTCTTCCTCGGCGCCTAG
- a CDS encoding DUF2254 family protein → MTSDEPKNLGGLVASVVRAWKSFWALPALIILVAIGVMFALTAVDGSGWSRWLWAQGVVLVETSDGYREAVSVMTGVNVAFTTLYFSITLLVLTLAASNLGVRLIDRWIARTFVRATLGLLLAATAASLLLLMLFDGEGDGASLPHASLLFLSLLMLVELVWLAVALNDLGRAIFVDTAIGKIGRDSCAVGNGALRAVLAPDWPRATPIRSVRDAYIVTTDIERLSRLAARWDSEFRIDRAAGDRVMDGEPILFSREPLSQEQTDEVRDCFTFAATRSDQEGLSYRIRLLVEIAARALSPAVNDFYTARACVDELATIMLHHRERLTPPGHILMEVERVYCPTASFDRLFDKPVAALRQGAAPYPAIVIRLIERLGVASRCADSADFTGRLREYAAAARQHGLDRAETDIDREDIERAFATAFGPGASSGQVAG, encoded by the coding sequence GTGACCAGCGACGAACCCAAGAACCTCGGCGGGCTCGTCGCGTCGGTGGTGCGTGCCTGGAAGAGCTTCTGGGCCCTGCCTGCGCTCATCATTCTTGTCGCCATCGGCGTGATGTTCGCGCTCACCGCAGTGGACGGCAGCGGGTGGTCGCGATGGTTGTGGGCGCAGGGCGTCGTGCTCGTCGAGACGAGCGATGGCTATCGTGAGGCGGTGTCGGTGATGACCGGCGTCAATGTCGCCTTCACCACGCTCTATTTCTCGATCACGCTCCTTGTGCTCACGCTCGCGGCGAGCAACCTCGGGGTGCGGCTCATCGATCGCTGGATCGCCCGGACCTTCGTGCGCGCCACGCTGGGCCTGCTGCTGGCCGCGACCGCCGCCAGCCTGTTGCTCCTCATGCTGTTCGATGGCGAGGGCGATGGCGCGAGCCTGCCGCATGCCAGCCTCTTGTTCCTGTCGCTGCTGATGCTGGTCGAACTGGTGTGGCTGGCGGTGGCGCTCAACGACCTCGGGCGCGCGATCTTCGTCGATACCGCAATCGGCAAAATCGGGCGCGACAGTTGCGCGGTCGGCAATGGCGCGTTGCGCGCGGTCCTCGCCCCCGACTGGCCCCGCGCGACGCCCATCCGCTCGGTCCGAGATGCCTATATCGTCACAACCGATATCGAGCGCCTCTCGCGGCTCGCCGCACGGTGGGACAGTGAATTCCGCATCGACCGCGCCGCAGGGGACCGGGTGATGGACGGCGAGCCCATTCTTTTCAGCCGCGAACCGCTGTCGCAGGAGCAGACCGACGAGGTGCGCGACTGCTTCACCTTTGCCGCCACGCGGTCGGACCAGGAAGGGCTGAGCTATCGCATCCGCCTGCTGGTCGAGATCGCCGCGCGGGCGCTGTCGCCCGCCGTCAACGATTTCTACACCGCGCGCGCGTGCGTCGATGAACTGGCGACCATCATGCTGCATCACCGCGAACGGCTCACCCCGCCCGGCCATATCCTGATGGAGGTGGAGCGCGTCTATTGTCCGACCGCCTCGTTCGACCGATTGTTCGACAAGCCCGTGGCGGCGCTGCGACAGGGCGCGGCGCCCTATCCCGCGATCGTCATTCGCCTAATCGAGCGGCTCGGGGTCGCGTCGCGCTGTGCCGACAGCGCCGACTTCACCGGGCGTCTTCGCGAGTATGCGGCAGCGGCGCGGCAGCATGGCCTCGACAGAGCCGAGACCGACATCGATCGCGAGGACATCGAACGCGCCTTCGCTACCGCTTTTGGTCCGGGGGCATCGTCGGGACAGGTCGCCGGCTGA